A region from the Oryzias latipes chromosome 20, ASM223467v1 genome encodes:
- the myom1 gene encoding myomesin-1 isoform X6, translating into MAHRNLFAKGLEMERSEVISRKEAMRESAERISLNKRIHDHEEHFKRMNEDSLMHPPEFVIKPRSHTVWEKQCVRLHCTVSGWPDPRVIWYKNNVAIDPITSPGKYKLESRYSVHSLEINKCDFDDTAQYRVSAMNSQGEQSAFASIVVKRFKGEVDEALPPPRWTVAKDGPISEYGITFQTHIVDKFGVSFGREGETMSLGCTVIIYPALHRYQPEIQWYRDDVLLTPSKWTHVHWSGDRATLTLTHLNKEDEGLYTLRVITKSGYETYSAYVFVRDADAEVEGAPGAPLDVRCLDANKDYIIVAWKQPAVDGGNPIVGYFVDRCEVGTTHWFQCNDTPVKFARFPVTGLVEGRSYIFRVRAVNKSGMSRPSRVSEPVAAMDPADRLRMRGTSAPWTGQIIVTEEEPAEGVVPGRPLDLQVTEATKNYVVLSWKPPGEKGLEGVMYYVEKCVAGTDSWQRVNTELPVKSPRFALFDLAEGKSYHFRVRCCNAAGVGEPSEPTEATTVGDKLDIPSAPGKVVPTRNTDTSVVVSWEASSDAKELVGYYIEASIVDSDVWEPCNNKPVKATRFICHGLVTGEQYVFRVRAVNAAGLSQFSPVSEPVEVKAAIGGGIPHASPAPPYGISVLECVRDSMVLAWKQPTFIGGADITGYFVDYREVIDGVPGKWHEANIKAVSERAYRVSDLQENKKYQFQVRAANMAGVGIPSLPSETFLCEEWTIAVPGPPHDLQITEVRGDSLVLLWKPPVYQGRDPINGFYIDIKEADAPEEAWRGVNTKAVEKQFIKIKNLKEGETYVFRVRAQNKAGVGKASDVTEPIPAVTKPGTKEIVVEVDDEGVISLNFECCDTTPDSKFVWSKNYEEITESSRLTIETKANKSKTVFNTPGEEDIGIYSCLVTHTDGASSSYTFSTEELKRLLEISHDHKYPIIPLKSELAVELLEKGRVRFWLQAEQMSANGKIDYVFNDNVISQSEKYKMNFDKNSGIIEMVMESLTPGDEGTFTFQLKDGKATNQSSLVLIGDVFKQLQKESEFQRKEYFRKQGPHFIEYLGYEVTPECCVLLKCKVGNIKKDTSALWSKDKHQIKADEQLGFTEGVLKLEIAQISKKDSGVYEVVLKDDRGQDTSTLSLVDQGFKDLMNEVFSYIAKSSTPLKITSTDVGIRLYTFVSCYNDLLQVTWQHKDSAIAFSDRIKSGVVGEQLWLQINDPTEKDTGKYAIEFNDGKGGLQRTVELSGQAFDDAFAEFQRLKAAATAEKNRARVAGGLPDVVTIQEGKALNLTCNISGNPVPEVTWLKNDREITSDEHCILKFESGKFASFTITGVNTSDSGKYSILVKNKYGTESGDLTLDVTEGTPDLGVTSYWTDAEGNVVFGPNTPKDKLKTSVVGKKSQKRKDSISQKASVENQDVSKAEQCSEQPEDGKVLSDQSVIADSSNVPADPVEPEREPETQTEITE; encoded by the exons ATGGCACACAGGAATTTGTTCGCCAAAGGTCTGGAGATGGAGAGGTCAGAGGTGATCTCCAGGAAGGAGGCCATGCGTGAGTCGGCTGAGCGCATCTCTCTGAACAAAAGG ATCCATGATCACGAGGAACACTTCAAGCGCATGAACGAAGACAGCCTGATGCACCCCCCAGAGTTTGTGATCAAGCCACGCTCCCACACTGTGTGGGAGAAGCAATGTGTGCGGCTCCATTGCACTGTCAGCGGCTGGCCGGATCCCAGGGTCATCTG GTACAAAAACAATGTGGCCATTGACCCTATCACCTCCCCTGGCAAGTATAAACTTGAGAGCAGATACAGCGTCCACTCACTGGAGATCAACAA ATGTGATTTTGATGACACAGCCCAGTATCGTGTCTCTGCTATGAACTCTCAAGGAGAACAGTCTGCATTCGCCTCTATTGTTGTCAAAA GGTTCAAAGGTGAAGTTGATGAAGCCCTGCCTCCACCCAGAT GGACCGTTGCCAAAG ATGGCCCAATTTCTGAGTACGGCATCACCTTTCAGACACACATTGTTGACAAGTTTGGTGTGTCATTTGGAAGAGAGGGTGAGACCATGAGCCTGGGGTGTACGGTCATCATCTATCCTGCCTTGCACCGCTACCAGCCAGAGATCCAGTGGTACAGAGATG ATGTACTGCTGACTCCATCTAAATGGACCCACGTGCACTGGAGTGGAGATCGAGCCACACTGACGCTCACACACCTCAACAAAGAGGATGAGGGGCTTTACACCCTGAGAGTCATCACCAAGTCTGGATATGAAACCTACTCGGCCTACGTGTTTGTCAGAG ATGCGGATGCTGAAGTGGAAGGTGCTCCTGGTGCTCCTCTGGATGTGCGGTGTCTGGATGCCAACAAGGATTACATTATTGTTGCCTGGAAGCAGCCAGCTGTTGATGGTGGAAACCCCATCGTGGGCTACTTTGTGGATAG GTGTGAGGTGGGAACCACTCACTGGTTTCAGTGCAACGACACTCCGGTCAAGTTCGCTCGTTTCCCCGTCACTGGTTTGGTGGAGGGGCGCTCTTACATCTTCCGTGTGCGGGCTGTTAACAAGAGCGGCATGAGTCGTCCATCCAGAGTCTCTGAGCCGGTGGCGGCCATGGACCCAGCAGATCGCCTCCGTATGAGAG GGACTTCCGCTCCCTGGACTGGACAAATCATCGTCACAGAGGAAGAACCTGCAG AGGGTGTTGTTCCTGGCAGACCTCTGGATCTACAGGTCACAGAGGCCACCAAGAACTACGTTGTTTTGAGCTGGAAACCGCCTGGAGAGAAAGGCCTTGAAGGCGTTATGTACTATGTGGAAAAG TGTGTCGCTGGCACAGACAGCTGGCAGAGGGTGAACACAGAGTTGCCCGTGAAATCCCCTCGCTTTGCTTTGTTTGACCTCGCAGAGGGAAAATCCTACCACTTCCGCGTCCGCTGCTGTAACGCTGCTGGTGTCGGCGAACCTTCCGAACCAACTGAAGCCACAACAGTTGGCGACAAGCTTG ACATCCCGTCGGCTCCAGGAAAGGTAGTTCCCACCAGGAACACGGACACATCTGTTGTCGTTAGCTGGGAAGCGTCTAGTGATGCTAAAGAGTTGGTGGGGTACTACATCGAGGCCAGCATTGTGGACAGTGACGTGTGGGAGCCGTGCAACAACAAACCTGTTAAGGCCACCAG GTTCATCTGCCATGGGCTGGTAACAGGAGAGCAGTACGTGTTCAGAGTGAGGGCAGTAAACGCAGCAGGACTCAGCCAGTTCTCTCCAGTGTCAGAGCCTGTGGAAGTGAAGGCAGCAATTG GGGGCGGCATCCCACACG CCTCACCTGCTCCACCGTACGGCATCTCTGTTCTGGAATGTGTGAGGGACTCCATGGTGCTGGCCTGGAAACAGCCAACCTTCATCGGAGGCGCAGACATCACCGGTTACTTTGTGGATTACCGTGAGGTAATTGATGGCGTGCCAGGGAAGTGGCATGAGGCCAACATCAAGGCGGTCAGCGAGAGAGCCTACAGG GTGTCCGATCTGCAAGAAAACAAGAAGTATCAGTTCCAAGTGCGAGCAGCCAACATGGCCGGTGTTGGCATCCCCTCACTGCCCAGTGAGACCTTCCTGTGTGAGGAATGGACCATTGCTGTACCAG GACCTCCTCATGACCTGCAGATCACAGAGGTGCGAGGCGACTCTTTGGTGTTGCTGTGGAAGCCCCCAGTCTACCAGGGCCGAGATCCCATCAATGGGTTCTACATTGACATCAAGGAGGCAGATGCACCGGAGGAAGCCTGGAGAGGAGTGAACACCAAGGCTGTAGAAAAACAGTTCATCAAG ATTAAGAACCTCAAGGAGGGGGAGACGTACGTTTTCCGGGTGCGTGCACAGAATAAAGCTGGTGTTGGAAAAGCCTCAGATGTCACAGAACCGATCCCAGCTGTGACCAAACCAG gtACCAAAGAGATAGTAGTGGAAGTCGACGATGAAGGTGTCATCTCCCTTAACTTTGAATGCTGCGATACAACTCCTGACTCCAAATTTGTGTGGTCCAAGAACTATGAGGAAATCACAGAGTCCTCCCGCTTGACAATCGAGACCAAGGCAAACAA gtccaaaactgtttttaatactCCCGGGGAAGAGGACATCGGCATTTACTCGTGTCTTGTCACCCATACTGATGGTGCTTCATCCAGCTACACTTTCTCTACAGAAG agttGAAGAGGCTGCTGGAGATCAGTCATGACCACAAATATCCCA TAATTCCTCTGAAGTCAGAGTTGGCTGTGGAGCTGCTGGAAAAGGGAAGAGTGCGCTTCTGGCTGCAGGCAGAGCAGATGTCGGCGAACGGCAAAATCGACTACGTTTTTAACGACAACGTCATCTCTCAGAGCGAg AAATACAAAATGAACTTTGACAAAAACAGTGGCATAATTGAGATGGTCATGGAGTCCCTGACCCCTGGGGACGAGGGCACCTTCACCTTCCAACTGAAGGATGGAAAAGCTACAAATCAGTCCAGCTTGGTGCTGATTGGTGACG TGTTCAAGCAACTGCAGAAAGAATCTGAGTTCCAAAGGAAAGAATATTTCAGAAAGCAAG GTCCTCACTTTATTGAGTATCTGGGGTATGAAGTGACACCAGAGTGCTGCGTCCTGCTGAAGTGCAAG GTTGGGAACATAAAGAAGGACACCTCGGCTCTGTGGTCCAAAGACAAGCATCAGATCAAAGCAGACGAGCAGCTGGGTTTCACAGAGGGAGTTCTGAAGCTGGAGATCGCTCAG ATTTCCAAGAAGGATTCTGGTGTGTATGAGGTTGTTCTGAAGGATGACAGAGGACAGGACACTTCTACTTTGAGTCTGGTAGATCAAG gttttaaagacTTGATGAATGAAGTGTTCAGCTACATAG CCAAATCCTCGACCCCCCTGAAGATCACGAGTACAGACGTGGGCATCCGACTCTACACCTTTGTCAGCTGCTATAACGATTTACTTCAAGTCACATGGCAGCACAA GGATTCTGCCATTGCCTTCTCCGACCGCATTAAGAGCGGCGTGGTGGGAGAGCAGCTGTGGCTTCAGATCAACGATCCCACAGAGAAAGACACGGGAAAGTATGCCATCGAGTTTAATGATGGGAAGGGCGGCCTCCAGAGGACTGTGGAGCTCTCTGGTCAAG catttgaTGATGCTTTTGCAGAATTCCAAAGACTCaa AGCTGCTGCCACAGCAGAGAAAA atcGTGCCCGAGTAGCAGGAGGTCTTCCGGATGTGGTCACCATACAGGAGGGCAAG GCTCTCAATCTGACCTGCAACATTTCGGGTAACCCTGTGCCAGAGGTGACCTGGCTAAAGAACGACAGGGAGATCACGTCTGACGAGCACTGCATCCTCAAGTTTGAGTCGGGCAAGTTCGCCAGCTTCACCATCACTGGTGTGAACACCTCAGACTCTGGCAAATACAGCATCCTGGTGAAGAACAAGTACGGCACAGAGAGCGGCGACCTCACC CTTGATGTTACAGAGGGAACACCCGACTTGGGCGTGACCTCCTACTGGACCGACGCCGAAGGAAATGTGGTGTTTGGTCCAAACACTCCAAAGGACAAGTTGAAGACTTCGGTCGTTGGAAAGAAAAGTCAGAAGCGGAAGG ATTCGATCTCTCAGAAAGCTTCTGTGGAAAACCAAGATGTTTCAAAGGCAGAGCAGTGTTCAGAACAACCAGAAGATGGCAAAGTTCTGAGTGACCAATCAGTGATCGCTGACAGCTCAAATGTGCCGGCGGATCCTGTGGAGCCTGAACGAGAACCTGAGACACAAACGGAAATCACTGAATGA
- the myom1 gene encoding myomesin-1 isoform X2 has product MSGSIPFYQKHHRHYDRSYRSTEAESKMSHYTASSRYAAGSSISSTRSRGLNVSSHSGLEESKLSPVPKRAKPSYLAVDKENQIIGYVVPIFRGSQGFTTGLSDTEETRVRETAAYMAHRNLFAKGLEMERSEVISRKEAMRESAERISLNKRIHDHEEHFKRMNEDSLMHPPEFVIKPRSHTVWEKQCVRLHCTVSGWPDPRVIWYKNNVAIDPITSPGKYKLESRYSVHSLEINKCDFDDTAQYRVSAMNSQGEQSAFASIVVKRFKGEVDEALPPPRYGPISEYGITFQTHIVDKFGVSFGREGETMSLGCTVIIYPALHRYQPEIQWYRDDVLLTPSKWTHVHWSGDRATLTLTHLNKEDEGLYTLRVITKSGYETYSAYVFVRDADAEVEGAPGAPLDVRCLDANKDYIIVAWKQPAVDGGNPIVGYFVDRCEVGTTHWFQCNDTPVKFARFPVTGLVEGRSYIFRVRAVNKSGMSRPSRVSEPVAAMDPADRLRMRGTSAPWTGQIIVTEEEPAEGVVPGRPLDLQVTEATKNYVVLSWKPPGEKGLEGVMYYVEKCVAGTDSWQRVNTELPVKSPRFALFDLAEGKSYHFRVRCCNAAGVGEPSEPTEATTVGDKLDIPSAPGKVVPTRNTDTSVVVSWEASSDAKELVGYYIEASIVDSDVWEPCNNKPVKATRFICHGLVTGEQYVFRVRAVNAAGLSQFSPVSEPVEVKAAIGGGIPHASPAPPYGISVLECVRDSMVLAWKQPTFIGGADITGYFVDYREVIDGVPGKWHEANIKAVSERAYRVSDLQENKKYQFQVRAANMAGVGIPSLPSETFLCEEWTIAVPGPPHDLQITEVRGDSLVLLWKPPVYQGRDPINGFYIDIKEADAPEEAWRGVNTKAVEKQFIKIKNLKEGETYVFRVRAQNKAGVGKASDVTEPIPAVTKPGTKEIVVEVDDEGVISLNFECCDTTPDSKFVWSKNYEEITESSRLTIETKANKSKTVFNTPGEEDIGIYSCLVTHTDGASSSYTFSTEELKRLLEISHDHKYPIIPLKSELAVELLEKGRVRFWLQAEQMSANGKIDYVFNDNVISQSEKYKMNFDKNSGIIEMVMESLTPGDEGTFTFQLKDGKATNQSSLVLIGDVFKQLQKESEFQRKEYFRKQGPHFIEYLGYEVTPECCVLLKCKVGNIKKDTSALWSKDKHQIKADEQLGFTEGVLKLEIAQISKKDSGVYEVVLKDDRGQDTSTLSLVDQGFKDLMNEVFSYIAKSSTPLKITSTDVGIRLYTFVSCYNDLLQVTWQHKDSAIAFSDRIKSGVVGEQLWLQINDPTEKDTGKYAIEFNDGKGGLQRTVELSGQAFDDAFAEFQRLKAAATAEKNRARVAGGLPDVVTIQEGKALNLTCNISGNPVPEVTWLKNDREITSDEHCILKFESGKFASFTITGVNTSDSGKYSILVKNKYGTESGDLTLDVTEGTPDLGVTSYWTDAEGNVVFGPNTPKDKLKTSVVGKKSQKRKDSISQKASVENQDVSKAEQCSEQPEDGKVLSDQSVIADSSNVPADPVEPEREPETQTEITE; this is encoded by the exons ATGTCTGGTTCTATACCATTCTACCAGAAGCACCATCGCCACTACGACCGTAGCTATCGCAGCACGGAAGCAGAATCTAAAATGAGCCACTACACAGCCAGCAGCAGATATGCTGCTGGCAGCAGCATCTCCAGCACCAGGAGCAGGGG ACTAAACGTGTCTTCACACTCGGGGTTGGAGGAAAGCAAATTAAGTCCGGTTCCCAAGAGAGCAAAGCCATCTTATTTGGCTGTGGACAAAGAGAATCAAATCATCGGCTATGTAGTGCCGATCTTCAGAGGCAG CCAAGGGTTTACGACAGGATTGTCAGATACAGAGGAAACCAGAGTAAGAGAAACTGCTGCGTACATGGCACACAGGAATTTGTTCGCCAAAGGTCTGGAGATGGAGAGGTCAGAGGTGATCTCCAGGAAGGAGGCCATGCGTGAGTCGGCTGAGCGCATCTCTCTGAACAAAAGG ATCCATGATCACGAGGAACACTTCAAGCGCATGAACGAAGACAGCCTGATGCACCCCCCAGAGTTTGTGATCAAGCCACGCTCCCACACTGTGTGGGAGAAGCAATGTGTGCGGCTCCATTGCACTGTCAGCGGCTGGCCGGATCCCAGGGTCATCTG GTACAAAAACAATGTGGCCATTGACCCTATCACCTCCCCTGGCAAGTATAAACTTGAGAGCAGATACAGCGTCCACTCACTGGAGATCAACAA ATGTGATTTTGATGACACAGCCCAGTATCGTGTCTCTGCTATGAACTCTCAAGGAGAACAGTCTGCATTCGCCTCTATTGTTGTCAAAA GGTTCAAAGGTGAAGTTGATGAAGCCCTGCCTCCACCCAGAT ATGGCCCAATTTCTGAGTACGGCATCACCTTTCAGACACACATTGTTGACAAGTTTGGTGTGTCATTTGGAAGAGAGGGTGAGACCATGAGCCTGGGGTGTACGGTCATCATCTATCCTGCCTTGCACCGCTACCAGCCAGAGATCCAGTGGTACAGAGATG ATGTACTGCTGACTCCATCTAAATGGACCCACGTGCACTGGAGTGGAGATCGAGCCACACTGACGCTCACACACCTCAACAAAGAGGATGAGGGGCTTTACACCCTGAGAGTCATCACCAAGTCTGGATATGAAACCTACTCGGCCTACGTGTTTGTCAGAG ATGCGGATGCTGAAGTGGAAGGTGCTCCTGGTGCTCCTCTGGATGTGCGGTGTCTGGATGCCAACAAGGATTACATTATTGTTGCCTGGAAGCAGCCAGCTGTTGATGGTGGAAACCCCATCGTGGGCTACTTTGTGGATAG GTGTGAGGTGGGAACCACTCACTGGTTTCAGTGCAACGACACTCCGGTCAAGTTCGCTCGTTTCCCCGTCACTGGTTTGGTGGAGGGGCGCTCTTACATCTTCCGTGTGCGGGCTGTTAACAAGAGCGGCATGAGTCGTCCATCCAGAGTCTCTGAGCCGGTGGCGGCCATGGACCCAGCAGATCGCCTCCGTATGAGAG GGACTTCCGCTCCCTGGACTGGACAAATCATCGTCACAGAGGAAGAACCTGCAG AGGGTGTTGTTCCTGGCAGACCTCTGGATCTACAGGTCACAGAGGCCACCAAGAACTACGTTGTTTTGAGCTGGAAACCGCCTGGAGAGAAAGGCCTTGAAGGCGTTATGTACTATGTGGAAAAG TGTGTCGCTGGCACAGACAGCTGGCAGAGGGTGAACACAGAGTTGCCCGTGAAATCCCCTCGCTTTGCTTTGTTTGACCTCGCAGAGGGAAAATCCTACCACTTCCGCGTCCGCTGCTGTAACGCTGCTGGTGTCGGCGAACCTTCCGAACCAACTGAAGCCACAACAGTTGGCGACAAGCTTG ACATCCCGTCGGCTCCAGGAAAGGTAGTTCCCACCAGGAACACGGACACATCTGTTGTCGTTAGCTGGGAAGCGTCTAGTGATGCTAAAGAGTTGGTGGGGTACTACATCGAGGCCAGCATTGTGGACAGTGACGTGTGGGAGCCGTGCAACAACAAACCTGTTAAGGCCACCAG GTTCATCTGCCATGGGCTGGTAACAGGAGAGCAGTACGTGTTCAGAGTGAGGGCAGTAAACGCAGCAGGACTCAGCCAGTTCTCTCCAGTGTCAGAGCCTGTGGAAGTGAAGGCAGCAATTG GGGGCGGCATCCCACACG CCTCACCTGCTCCACCGTACGGCATCTCTGTTCTGGAATGTGTGAGGGACTCCATGGTGCTGGCCTGGAAACAGCCAACCTTCATCGGAGGCGCAGACATCACCGGTTACTTTGTGGATTACCGTGAGGTAATTGATGGCGTGCCAGGGAAGTGGCATGAGGCCAACATCAAGGCGGTCAGCGAGAGAGCCTACAGG GTGTCCGATCTGCAAGAAAACAAGAAGTATCAGTTCCAAGTGCGAGCAGCCAACATGGCCGGTGTTGGCATCCCCTCACTGCCCAGTGAGACCTTCCTGTGTGAGGAATGGACCATTGCTGTACCAG GACCTCCTCATGACCTGCAGATCACAGAGGTGCGAGGCGACTCTTTGGTGTTGCTGTGGAAGCCCCCAGTCTACCAGGGCCGAGATCCCATCAATGGGTTCTACATTGACATCAAGGAGGCAGATGCACCGGAGGAAGCCTGGAGAGGAGTGAACACCAAGGCTGTAGAAAAACAGTTCATCAAG ATTAAGAACCTCAAGGAGGGGGAGACGTACGTTTTCCGGGTGCGTGCACAGAATAAAGCTGGTGTTGGAAAAGCCTCAGATGTCACAGAACCGATCCCAGCTGTGACCAAACCAG gtACCAAAGAGATAGTAGTGGAAGTCGACGATGAAGGTGTCATCTCCCTTAACTTTGAATGCTGCGATACAACTCCTGACTCCAAATTTGTGTGGTCCAAGAACTATGAGGAAATCACAGAGTCCTCCCGCTTGACAATCGAGACCAAGGCAAACAA gtccaaaactgtttttaatactCCCGGGGAAGAGGACATCGGCATTTACTCGTGTCTTGTCACCCATACTGATGGTGCTTCATCCAGCTACACTTTCTCTACAGAAG agttGAAGAGGCTGCTGGAGATCAGTCATGACCACAAATATCCCA TAATTCCTCTGAAGTCAGAGTTGGCTGTGGAGCTGCTGGAAAAGGGAAGAGTGCGCTTCTGGCTGCAGGCAGAGCAGATGTCGGCGAACGGCAAAATCGACTACGTTTTTAACGACAACGTCATCTCTCAGAGCGAg AAATACAAAATGAACTTTGACAAAAACAGTGGCATAATTGAGATGGTCATGGAGTCCCTGACCCCTGGGGACGAGGGCACCTTCACCTTCCAACTGAAGGATGGAAAAGCTACAAATCAGTCCAGCTTGGTGCTGATTGGTGACG TGTTCAAGCAACTGCAGAAAGAATCTGAGTTCCAAAGGAAAGAATATTTCAGAAAGCAAG GTCCTCACTTTATTGAGTATCTGGGGTATGAAGTGACACCAGAGTGCTGCGTCCTGCTGAAGTGCAAG GTTGGGAACATAAAGAAGGACACCTCGGCTCTGTGGTCCAAAGACAAGCATCAGATCAAAGCAGACGAGCAGCTGGGTTTCACAGAGGGAGTTCTGAAGCTGGAGATCGCTCAG ATTTCCAAGAAGGATTCTGGTGTGTATGAGGTTGTTCTGAAGGATGACAGAGGACAGGACACTTCTACTTTGAGTCTGGTAGATCAAG gttttaaagacTTGATGAATGAAGTGTTCAGCTACATAG CCAAATCCTCGACCCCCCTGAAGATCACGAGTACAGACGTGGGCATCCGACTCTACACCTTTGTCAGCTGCTATAACGATTTACTTCAAGTCACATGGCAGCACAA GGATTCTGCCATTGCCTTCTCCGACCGCATTAAGAGCGGCGTGGTGGGAGAGCAGCTGTGGCTTCAGATCAACGATCCCACAGAGAAAGACACGGGAAAGTATGCCATCGAGTTTAATGATGGGAAGGGCGGCCTCCAGAGGACTGTGGAGCTCTCTGGTCAAG catttgaTGATGCTTTTGCAGAATTCCAAAGACTCaa AGCTGCTGCCACAGCAGAGAAAA atcGTGCCCGAGTAGCAGGAGGTCTTCCGGATGTGGTCACCATACAGGAGGGCAAG GCTCTCAATCTGACCTGCAACATTTCGGGTAACCCTGTGCCAGAGGTGACCTGGCTAAAGAACGACAGGGAGATCACGTCTGACGAGCACTGCATCCTCAAGTTTGAGTCGGGCAAGTTCGCCAGCTTCACCATCACTGGTGTGAACACCTCAGACTCTGGCAAATACAGCATCCTGGTGAAGAACAAGTACGGCACAGAGAGCGGCGACCTCACC CTTGATGTTACAGAGGGAACACCCGACTTGGGCGTGACCTCCTACTGGACCGACGCCGAAGGAAATGTGGTGTTTGGTCCAAACACTCCAAAGGACAAGTTGAAGACTTCGGTCGTTGGAAAGAAAAGTCAGAAGCGGAAGG ATTCGATCTCTCAGAAAGCTTCTGTGGAAAACCAAGATGTTTCAAAGGCAGAGCAGTGTTCAGAACAACCAGAAGATGGCAAAGTTCTGAGTGACCAATCAGTGATCGCTGACAGCTCAAATGTGCCGGCGGATCCTGTGGAGCCTGAACGAGAACCTGAGACACAAACGGAAATCACTGAATGA